The sequence GTAATCCACCACCGACCATCATAAGCTCCCGCGCCTGCGGATTCACCGCTTGTGCAAGCAGGTTATCCATACCAGCAGTAACTCCCGCTGCCGAGCCAGCAGTGAGCACACTTGTCACGTGAGACAGGCTCAGAATCTGATGCCAGCCAGCAGCATAATCTGCCACATTGTCTATCGCGCGATGAATCGTTAATTCACAACCAGGAACATCAGCGAGAACCTCCTGCAAGGTTTTTGTATCTAGTTGTCCGTCTCGAACCCAGCCAACAACAAGCGCTTCTACCCCAGCCTGCACAAGTTCTCGAGCAGTAGCAGCAAGCGTTTCTTTGCTCCCAGGCATGAAGCCAGCTTGATCGCGCACCATCGCACGAATAGGAATATCGGATACTTCGCGAATGTGCCGCACCTGTTCAACCGTTGCAGATAATCCGTCTTGGTCCATTGTGCCAACCAATTCGATTCGATCTGCTCCACCTTGAGCAGCCGCGAGCGCATCGTGCGCATTTAATGCGATAACCTCAAGCATCTTTCCTCGTATCCTTACTGATTATTATCTCACTTTAAAATACATTTTCCACTGTATTAACACTAGTTTTCTGTTATTATGTTCGTTATAAAAGGAATGATGCTTGTGAAGGGTTTAGCTGGGTCCCCGAATGGGGGTAAGTGTTTCATCACTGAGAATTCCCTTGCTCCTGGGGGTCGTTCCTTTTATTTTGCTTATTTACGAGTAAGTCTATAATTTTTGGGTTCTTCCGTATTTCTTCAACCACAAACTGAATAACTTGTTCAGAATAAATATATGCTGGTTCTTCACCTCGCGTTGCTCGATTAAACGCAAAACGTAAGTCGTTCTTCATGTCGTAGAAGTCAACAAATTGCTTAAAATGGAAACTGTTAAATCTATCTTGCGGTTTTCCTTTATAGAGAAATATGATGTCACTTTTTCGAATCCTTTTCGAAATAGCATGACACGCTTTGTTATACGTATAAATATACTTCTCTGATGGATTTATTAACTGCTTACCAATTGCCAAACCAGCTTCACTTTCCGAGTACAAGCGCACGGCCAAATCGGCTTTTTTAGGATTCTTCACGACAATAAGGTTTGTTTGATAAAAAGAAGCATAGCGCTCGTTCCCCTCACCAATATCTTGGGTAATACTGTTGTATTGAAGGAGTAGTTTTTCCGCTATTTCCGGAGAATACTTCGCTCGAACTTTATCCTCGTCTACAACAGTGCGATTAACCGATAAATTCAGATAATTCTCCGGCATAATGTCGCTCATACATCGCCCGTGCAGTTCTTCTATTTTTTCAGCATAGTTAGAAACACACGCTTGCAAAATCGGTCCATAAAAAATTTCATACTCCATAGTAATAAAGTGTGTGCTCGTGTTGCGAAGCTCAATAACTTTATCCATATTCTTGCGTAATGGATCGTTCTCATTCGTAAATATTTTCTTTAAGCAATCCGAAAGCGATAATGTCCTGCCTGTTCCCGAATAAAATAACGCCTTATTCCCAGACCGCTTACATATCTCAGCCTTGAGCATTAATTCCCACGCACTACATAAAAAGATCGCACATCCTTCTGCATGATATTTGATTGTGGGACGGTTATAGAGCTCTACTGCCAGCGTAAACAATTCTTGAGATTTATCTAAAAGCTCATTTTGAAGATCTAAGCACATGCGTTGCCCTTTTTCGCCATTATGCAATAAATATTACGTATAGTAACTATACGATAAAATTCGAGCTCAAGTTTTATCTCTACAATTAGGGAATATTTCAATCCACCAACTTCGCCACAACAATAGGCCACTGCATGCCATCACCACTCCCGAGTGGAATTATTTTTCGATCCCGTAGCTTTTCTGGTAACACTACCTCGCGGTCCGGCTCGTACAGTACATAGACCACGTCATCAGCTCCAGTTGAACAGGTGAAATAACAGCCGTCAAGTAATCCCGGACCCCACGGCCGCGTCCCGTAGATGCCCTCACCAAAAACACGTAACCATTGCCCCATATATTCCAGCGATTGCTGCTGAATATCAGGTACCGTTCCATCTGCCTTGGGCCCGATATTGATTAGTAAATTGCCGTTCTTTGCAACCACATCCACCAGATATCGCACCAAATCTGGGCCACTGAGCATTACAGATTCATCTTCATCTGCATTGTAGCCAAAAGACTTACCTAGTCCGCGCACAGCTTCCCATGGTCGATCCATCACCCCTAAAACATCACGATATTCACGGGTTAGTACACCTTGAGCTGGCACTCCCCATCGGTCATTTATTACCCCGTTTGGAACAGTCTGAAAATATTGCGTAAACAACGCAGATAAACCGTATAGTTCGGGTCCCTTTCCACCATCTGGCCAATCAATATCATTCCAAATATAGTCCGGATGGTAAATATCAATGAGTTCACGAAGTTGGGTGGCCGCGTATTGTGCAAACTCCGGATCGTTACGCCGGAATGCGAACAGCTCCTCATCAGAAGTAATCGGCCCGAAATTACTAGCGTGCCAATCTAGTGCACCGGAAAAATACAGTCCCAGCCGAAGCCCAGCCTGGCGTACCGCCTGTCCGCATTGACTAATAATATCGACGCCGGGACCTCGTTTAACAGTAGAAAAATCCGTCGTCTGTGTGTTCCACAAACAC is a genomic window of Arcanobacterium phocae containing:
- a CDS encoding DUF3644 domain-containing protein: MCLDLQNELLDKSQELFTLAVELYNRPTIKYHAEGCAIFLCSAWELMLKAEICKRSGNKALFYSGTGRTLSLSDCLKKIFTNENDPLRKNMDKVIELRNTSTHFITMEYEIFYGPILQACVSNYAEKIEELHGRCMSDIMPENYLNLSVNRTVVDEDKVRAKYSPEIAEKLLLQYNSITQDIGEGNERYASFYQTNLIVVKNPKKADLAVRLYSESEAGLAIGKQLINPSEKYIYTYNKACHAISKRIRKSDIIFLYKGKPQDRFNSFHFKQFVDFYDMKNDLRFAFNRATRGEEPAYIYSEQVIQFVVEEIRKNPKIIDLLVNKQNKRNDPQEQGNSQ
- a CDS encoding alpha-L-fucosidase — translated: MLNFDERVGNRQDVSYPPTPVPQWYRDAKVGLMIHWGIYSIPAWAVTSDEHFSPAEEYAFHRYAEWYGNTVRIPGSPTALLHRARYGQRSYEDLVDIWQIRDDAVANMVNLAVRAGARYVVPTTKHHDGLCLWNTQTTDFSTVKRGPGVDIISQCGQAVRQAGLRLGLYFSGALDWHASNFGPITSDEELFAFRRNDPEFAQYAATQLRELIDIYHPDYIWNDIDWPDGGKGPELYGLSALFTQYFQTVPNGVINDRWGVPAQGVLTREYRDVLGVMDRPWEAVRGLGKSFGYNADEDESVMLSGPDLVRYLVDVVAKNGNLLINIGPKADGTVPDIQQQSLEYMGQWLRVFGEGIYGTRPWGPGLLDGCYFTCSTGADDVVYVLYEPDREVVLPEKLRDRKIIPLGSGDGMQWPIVVAKLVD
- a CDS encoding copper homeostasis protein CutC, giving the protein MLEVIALNAHDALAAAQGGADRIELVGTMDQDGLSATVEQVRHIREVSDIPIRAMVRDQAGFMPGSKETLAATARELVQAGVEALVVGWVRDGQLDTKTLQEVLADVPGCELTIHRAIDNVADYAAGWHQILSLSHVTSVLTAGSAAGVTAGMDNLLAQAVNPQARELMMVGGGLHLEHLPALKDAGIHKFHVGSAVRGGSFANPIDPRLVESWAVATGVL